The segment TGCGTCGGCTTCGCCTGCCCGTCGGAGAGCAAGAACGGCACCCACAACACGGTCATCCCGCGGGCGCTCGCCACCGGCCGGGCCGTGCTCCTGACCGAGGCGCAGGTGACGCGGGTCCTCGTGCGGGGGCGGGCCGCGGTGGGCGTCGACGTCGCGAGGGACGAGGGCGGGCGGTGCGCCCACCGGGCCGTCCGCGCCGGGCAGGTCGTCCTGTGCGCCGGCGCCGTCGAGACGGCCCGCCTGCTCCTCGCCAGCGCCTGCGGGCCCTTCCCCGACGGGCTCGGCAACGGGTCCGACCAGGTCGGCCGGCACCTCCAGGGCCACGTCTACACGGGCGCGGTGGGCCGCTTCGACGACGTCGTGCAGGACGGGGTCGGCCCCGGCGTCGCCGTCGCCACCTGTCAGTTCGTCCACGGCAACGACGGGGTCGTCGGCGGCGGGATGCTGGCCAACGAGTTCGTCGAGCTGCCGCTGCTGTTCTGGCGGCGGGGCCTGCCGCCGGGCGCGCCGAGGTGGGGGCTCGACGGCAAGCGGATGGTGCGCGAGTCGTACCGGCGCACCAGCCAGGTGCTCGGTCCCGTCCAGGAGGTGCCGACCCCACGGGCCAGGGTGACGCTGTCGCCGTCGGTCGCCGACCGCTTCGGCATGCCGGTGGCCAGGCTGAGCGGGGCCATCCACGTCGAGGACCTGCGGACGGCCGCGGCCCTCCGGGCGCGGGCCGAGGAGTGGCTGGCCGAGGCGGGCGCCACGGCGGTGTGGAGCCACCCCGGGCGCGTCCAGCTGAACGCCGGGCAGCACCAGGCCGGCACGTGCCGGATGGGCCGGGACCCGGCGTCGTCGGTGACCGACGAGTGGGGCGCCGTGCACGGCGTGGCCAACCTCTCGGTCGCCGACGCGTCCCTCCACGTCACCAACGGCAGCGTCAACCCGGCGCTGACGGTCCTCGCCCTCGCCTACCGGGTCGCCGGGCACCTCGCCGGCCGGTGCCGTCCGCAAGCCGGGTCACTACGATGACGGGCGAGCGGGCGACGTCCTGAGGGGGATGCGGTGCACGGGGGAACGAGGCGGCGAAGGGCCACCGTGGCGTGGCTCGCCATGCTGGTCGCGGCGTCGGCGGTGGTGCTCGCCGCGCCGGCGGAGCGGGCGGGGGCCGCCGGGACGGCGTGCTCCACGGCCGGCACCTGGCGTCAGGGCGAGCTGAACGTCTACTGGTTCGACGTCGAGCAGGGCGACTCGCAGCTGATCATCGGGCCGACCGGCAAGACGATGCTGATCGACCTCGGCGAGACGGCGTGGAACTCCACGGGCGCGTCGACGAACGCGGCGAAGGTGGCCGCCCGCATCAAGTCGATCTGCGGGGTGGCGGGGCCGGTCCACCTGGACTACGTGCTGGCCTCCCACCACCACCTCGACCACATCGGCTACGCCTCGAACCCGAACGACACGTCGACGGTCGGCAACGGGCTGTACCGGCTGCTGAACCCGGCCGGCGAGGGCTTCACGGTCGGCACGCTGATCGACCGCGACGGCGGCACCTGGGTCGACACCAACGGCGACGGCAACTGCGACGTCGGCACGTCCGCCGCCCCGTCGGACGAGGTCGCCTGGCACAACGCGGGCACCGTCTCCCAGACGGCGATGCGCTGGATCTGCTGGCTCTACGGGCCGGCCGGCCAGGCCGACCGGGCCGCCATCCAGGGCCACGTCGTCACGGCCACCAACAGCGCGCCCTGGCCGTCGATCGACCTCGGCACCGGCGTCACCGTCGCCATCCTCCAGGCCAACGCGAAGGGCGTGAAGCAGGCCGACGGCGTCACCCCGGTCAGCGGCGACCACACCGCCGACGCCACGCCGCCCTCGGAGAACGACTACTCGATCGCCGTGAAGTTCACCCGGGGCCGGTTCGAGTACGCGACCGCGGGCGACACGGACGGCGAGCACGCCACGAGCGGCAACGGCTACACGTACAACGACGTCGAGGCGTCGCTCACGTCGGCCTTCGGCAACGTCGAGACGGTCAGGGCCAACCACCACGGGTCGACCCACTCGTCGTCCGACGCCTACGTGAACGCGCTGGCGCCCGAGTCGGCGTTCATCTCGTGCGGCGTCAACAGCTACGGGCACCCCGCCAACCGCGTCCTCGACGTGTTCCAGACGGTCGTGAACGAGCGCGGGGTCGGCGCCGACGTGTACCTCGCCAACAACCCGTGCGACGACGTCGACGGCACCGGCGCGCCGATCGACTACTCCGGCACGTTCAACCACAACGGTGACGTGCACCTGGCCACGACGAGCAGCGGCGCCGGCTACACGGTCGACTACGACGCCGGCACGAGGACCTACGCCGCCTACGACGAGGCCCCGTCCGGGTCGGCGGCCGCGTCCCAGGTGCGGGTCAACGAGTAC is part of the Acidimicrobiales bacterium genome and harbors:
- a CDS encoding GMC family oxidoreductase, giving the protein MAAPWPVPPAAFVEATARLAAEAFYGSPASGAWEMVGYSPGPSASAFPARDPPGPVGLADLDDAYDAVVVGAGAGGGVVACVLAEAGASVLLVEQGRWLGAGDEPRDHLRNHRLPLYGQTTGPDPAAHPRVFVGADGEERVVRPHDPAYHANAVTVGGGTRLYGAQAWRFFPDDFRMASRYGVPDGSSLADWPIGYDDLEPDYTRAEWEVGVAGDPSAHRCHGLEARPRSRGYPMPPVPPTTESAILAAAAARLGWSAGPVPLAVNTVPFAGRPACVRCGHCVGFACPSESKNGTHNTVIPRALATGRAVLLTEAQVTRVLVRGRAAVGVDVARDEGGRCAHRAVRAGQVVLCAGAVETARLLLASACGPFPDGLGNGSDQVGRHLQGHVYTGAVGRFDDVVQDGVGPGVAVATCQFVHGNDGVVGGGMLANEFVELPLLFWRRGLPPGAPRWGLDGKRMVRESYRRTSQVLGPVQEVPTPRARVTLSPSVADRFGMPVARLSGAIHVEDLRTAAALRARAEEWLAEAGATAVWSHPGRVQLNAGQHQAGTCRMGRDPASSVTDEWGAVHGVANLSVADASLHVTNGSVNPALTVLALAYRVAGHLAGRCRPQAGSLR